A portion of the Natronococcus sp. AD-5 genome contains these proteins:
- the eno gene encoding phosphopyruvate hydratase, translating into MTLITDIRLRRILDSRGNPTVEADVVTESGGFGRAAAPSGASTGEFEAIELPPVEAIAAAREHAVPRLVGEAYAGNQREVDSILRAADGTDDFSEIGANSAVAISMAAAKAGADVLGAPLFQHLGGAFRGENFPIPLGNVVGGGEHAADATDIQEFLAAPVGAPSVEDAVFANAAVHGAVADLLEERDLPSGKGDEGAWAPSIDDSEAFEIVDEAVSRVEDEVGFSIGFGLDVAAAEMYDAESETYGYESAGVSRDTDEQIEYIADLVDEYDLVYVEDPLDENDYDAFADLTDEVGDRTLVCGDDLFVTNTDRLTEGIDRGAANSILIKPNQIGTLTDAFDAIELATENGYNSVISHRSGETEDATIAHLAVATDAPFIKTGAVGGERTAKLNELIRIADDAT; encoded by the coding sequence ATGACGCTCATCACAGACATCCGCCTCCGGCGGATCCTCGACTCCCGCGGAAACCCGACGGTCGAAGCGGACGTCGTGACCGAAAGCGGCGGGTTCGGACGCGCCGCAGCGCCGAGCGGGGCGAGCACGGGCGAGTTCGAAGCGATCGAACTCCCCCCGGTCGAGGCGATCGCGGCGGCCCGCGAACACGCCGTCCCGCGCCTCGTCGGCGAAGCCTACGCCGGTAACCAGCGCGAGGTCGACTCGATCCTGCGCGCCGCGGACGGCACCGACGACTTCTCCGAGATCGGCGCGAACAGTGCGGTCGCGATCTCGATGGCCGCCGCGAAGGCGGGCGCCGACGTACTCGGCGCGCCGCTCTTCCAGCACCTCGGGGGCGCGTTCCGCGGCGAGAACTTCCCGATCCCGCTCGGAAACGTCGTCGGCGGCGGCGAACACGCCGCCGACGCGACGGACATCCAGGAGTTCCTCGCCGCGCCCGTCGGCGCACCGAGCGTCGAGGACGCCGTCTTCGCCAACGCCGCCGTTCACGGCGCCGTCGCGGACCTGCTCGAGGAACGCGACCTCCCGTCAGGGAAGGGCGACGAGGGCGCGTGGGCGCCGTCGATCGACGACAGCGAGGCCTTCGAGATCGTCGACGAGGCCGTCTCGCGGGTCGAAGACGAGGTCGGCTTCTCGATCGGCTTCGGGCTGGACGTCGCGGCCGCGGAGATGTACGACGCCGAGTCGGAAACCTACGGGTACGAGTCCGCCGGCGTCAGCCGCGACACCGACGAGCAGATCGAGTACATCGCCGATCTGGTCGACGAGTACGACCTGGTCTACGTCGAGGATCCCCTCGACGAGAACGACTACGACGCGTTCGCCGACCTCACCGACGAGGTCGGCGACCGGACGCTCGTCTGTGGTGACGACCTGTTCGTCACGAACACCGATCGTCTGACCGAGGGGATCGATCGCGGCGCGGCGAACAGCATCCTGATCAAGCCGAACCAGATCGGGACGCTGACCGACGCCTTCGACGCGATCGAACTCGCGACCGAGAACGGCTACAACTCGGTCATCTCCCACCGCTCGGGCGAAACCGAGGACGCGACGATCGCACACCTCGCCGTCGCGACCGACGCACCCTTCATCAAGACGGGTGCCGTCGGCGGCGAGCGAACCGCCAAGCTCAACGAGCTCATCAGAATCGCAGACGACGCGACATGA
- a CDS encoding DNA-directed RNA polymerase subunit N: protein MMVPVRCFTCGNVVGEHWEEFDERANQGDEDPEEVLDELGVDRYCCRRMLVSHTDLVDVVSPYQ, encoded by the coding sequence ATGATGGTACCGGTCCGGTGTTTCACCTGTGGCAACGTCGTCGGCGAACACTGGGAGGAGTTCGACGAACGAGCCAACCAGGGCGACGAGGACCCGGAAGAAGTGCTCGACGAACTCGGCGTCGACCGCTACTGCTGTCGGCGCATGCTCGTCAGCCACACCGACCTCGTCGACGTGGTCTCCCCCTATCAGTAA
- a CDS encoding DNA-directed RNA polymerase subunit K, protein MQQERHNRYEKARILGARALQVSYGAPVLVETDQTEPILIAAEEYDAGVLPFTVKRGPN, encoded by the coding sequence ATGCAACAGGAACGCCACAACAGATACGAGAAAGCACGCATCCTCGGCGCACGAGCGTTGCAGGTCTCCTACGGGGCGCCGGTGCTGGTCGAGACCGACCAGACCGAGCCGATCCTGATCGCCGCGGAGGAGTACGACGCCGGCGTGTTGCCGTTCACCGTCAAACGAGGACCCAACTAA